The following DNA comes from Gadus macrocephalus chromosome 5, ASM3116895v1.
actcctTAATCCGGCTCCGTAACTATGGAGTCCCCTCGAGCATTCAAAGTTCTCATATTCTCatactcgtagtgggggttatctcagccattgttgagaaggaattgggggaaaggaactttggctttgactccctgaagtaggcctacatgaactgcgacatggaggagaaagggattgttgcccgcaatTGTCACCTGCCGGAGCCCCGCTCCCCGCTTTAATGTGCTAAGTAAACAACGcgcaaagtaaataaggtgcaaatTCAAACTtgagaagtgattccggaaatgattttgttagagatAGATAATAttataacaatataataaaaatattggatgctcAGGTAAGCTACATGTCgagcacatgtagctcgactcgacacgactcgacacggtagcagcacgggtgcttttccaccgcaaaaagtacctcctggacgtgggcggggtcggctgcgcgaaagggcagtgacgtatttgtgtacgcgacgcaaacaacacatacgcaacccacacatggacagaacccacataacaacaatggaggacatcgatcacattactattattagctggcatgttgaagaagttggagaagtggaacatgttggctgcggcgctgctatggatgttaccagcatggttgccatgtcgctctcgtgacttcgtcacactctctggccaatcagtcgccggccgtctgccgacgtcaccttttagcatcggctcagctcgcttggaacctagagcgagtaggtactagaaaaagcagccacttcaggtaccggataccatggtaccgcggtggaaacgcaaaaaatgcgagctgagtcgagtcgtgtcgagctggtaccatgcagtggaaaagcggcaatagtaTGCTCCCTGGCTACTGAGATAATATTGTTTGAGTATGCTTTACGAAACCCTGCATGCCTTTTAAACATGGAAACACCCAccctgtttatttttgtttcttttaatCCCTTTTCGTCTCTGTAGTGATCTTTTCACAGTTTCAAGGATCTCTTGGTATTCTATGGAATCTTTGTCAAAGTTTCCACCTAGGGCATAATGTTGACTGACATAATCCTTCAGTTTATCCCTCTCTTCCGCAGTGATGACCTTTGCTTCGTAGTTAAAATTGATCAATCCCAGAAAGCCCTTTTCGTAGATCTTCGTCGTTCTATCATCTGAAAGTGAGCATTTTTCTCCTGGGAAACTTCTCTGTATTCCtgtaacaaatgcacacatatgAATTAGGCAAAACATATACAGCATTGGATAGTCACCAAGTAGTTACTACAAACCTGCTTTACCTCTCATACTCTGGGAAACAAATGGGTGGGCGATCATCATGGCTTGCTTCAACATTGGCACTACTTCTCCTCTTGCAATTTTACATGTAAGAACAGCCCTGTGGACAGAATGCGTGCAGGGTCAGGGCGCATTGGAAACGCTCTCTCAACAGTGCAAAGGTTTTGGATGAAATAAACCCCAGCAACCATGGTTGTGAATGGAGATGTACGACCCTGCATGACCTATGTTGACTACTGCTTTGAATATGATTGAGAAACAGGAAATAGCCACGGCTAGGGGTTCATGAGCACACCACACAATGTGCTGTCATGGTCGGATGCAGAATTGGGTGTGGCTTGGTTGGGGGTGTGCTGTGGAGTCGGCCCTTTTGGCTTCTGCATGTGTTGGGCCACAAACATCTGTAACTAACATCTTTAACATTAAGCCTGGTAGCAGGGACAGTGGCAGGGCAGTCTTTTGTTTGGTTCTGTTTTTGGGGTCTTTTTCTACACGTGTGATTCCATGTTAAaatactgttttgttttttactgcCTCTGTCTCATTAGCGCTACATTGGGATATGCACCCTCTCGTTGTTAATTGCCATAAACGTTTTTTGTAACACAGCTGTGTAATAACCTGATTGTTTTAACTTTTTATGGCTTGGGTGTTGCCTGTGAATGGGTGATGATGATCTGAAGAGGATCGGTGGGTGATCTTAAACTATTGGAAGgaagcagggagggagagagtaccTGACAGCCTCAGACTCTTTACTTCTGCCGGTGGACAGAGCGGCCCTGTGGTGGTGCGTGGCGACCTGTAGGGTGAAGAGTTTCATCCCCTCTGGATCCTTCTCCAGGCTCATCACCAT
Coding sequences within:
- the LOC132457879 gene encoding uncharacterized protein LOC132457879; translation: MAFCKVITVTSYLLLVSYGIGLAQKHTIPECKPSLKEQQEAGDIDSSDVEDYLKLATYGMYESVIKNRAFSKGKGNPGHKGYVQADHIPPIDSLKKAELGGLKIINPALYDMVMSLEKDPEGMKLFTLQVATHHHRAALSTGRSKESEAVRAVLTCKIARGEVVPMLKQAMMIAHPFVSQSMRGIQRSFPGEKCSLSDDRTTKIYEKGFLGLINFNYEAKVITAEERDKLKDYVSQHYALGGNFDKDSIEYQEILETVKRSLQRRKGIKRNKNKQGFPGPLENSL